A window of the Fuscovulum sp. genome harbors these coding sequences:
- the dctP gene encoding TRAP transporter substrate-binding protein DctP yields MLKKTLKSLVLATLLAGTASMALAQEIMLRATANSNEQDEDYDGLVVFKNYVENASNGAIGVEIFMGTQLCAKGDECLAGVADGTIDIYISTSGGAAGLFPYIQVLDLPYLMSDDRVAEEVLTGTDFTAKLRAMALADSGDKIRLMTIGNTGGWRNYANTKKRIAAPGDLAGLKMRTVPADLPQTLATTLGASPTPIPWPELFTSLQTGVVEGTANGITDIMSMKFTDAGIKYLTLDGHSYMGAFWWMGNDRFKSLSPQQQQIVVDGFAALQQATFASPKRKEIQAYADFRAAGGEIYVPTAEEKATFKAAVEPVFEWFKGNVKGGPEVLDAFNAAVAAAETAVATDRANEMN; encoded by the coding sequence ATGCTAAAAAAAACCCTGAAGTCCCTGGTGCTCGCGACCCTTCTGGCGGGCACCGCCAGCATGGCGCTGGCGCAAGAAATCATGCTGCGCGCCACCGCCAATTCGAACGAACAGGACGAGGACTATGATGGCCTCGTGGTGTTCAAGAACTATGTCGAGAACGCCTCGAACGGCGCGATCGGCGTGGAAATCTTCATGGGCACCCAGCTGTGCGCCAAGGGAGACGAGTGCCTGGCGGGTGTCGCGGATGGCACCATAGACATCTACATTTCCACCTCGGGCGGGGCGGCCGGCCTATTCCCCTACATTCAAGTTCTCGACCTGCCTTATCTCATGTCGGATGATCGCGTGGCCGAGGAAGTGCTTACTGGCACTGACTTCACCGCCAAGCTGCGCGCGATGGCGCTTGCCGACTCGGGCGACAAGATCCGCCTGATGACCATCGGGAACACCGGCGGCTGGCGCAACTATGCCAACACGAAGAAGCGTATTGCCGCGCCGGGTGACCTCGCAGGCCTCAAGATGCGCACCGTCCCCGCCGATCTGCCGCAGACGTTGGCCACCACCCTTGGCGCCTCGCCCACCCCGATCCCGTGGCCCGAGCTGTTCACCTCGCTGCAGACGGGCGTTGTCGAAGGCACTGCGAACGGCATCACCGACATCATGTCGATGAAGTTCACCGATGCCGGGATCAAGTATCTGACGCTGGACGGCCACAGCTACATGGGTGCCTTCTGGTGGATGGGCAATGACCGGTTCAAGTCGCTGAGCCCGCAACAGCAGCAGATCGTGGTCGATGGCTTCGCCGCCCTGCAACAGGCGACCTTCGCCAGCCCGAAGCGCAAAGAAATCCAAGCCTATGCCGATTTCCGTGCGGCGGGGGGCGAGATCTATGTGCCGACCGCCGAGGAAAAGGCCACCTTCAAGGCTGCGGTCGAGCCGGTCTTCGAATGGTTCAAGGGCAACGTGAAGGGCGGGCCGGAAGTGCTGGATGCTTTCAATGCGGCTGTGGCGGCCGCAGAGACAGCCGTCGCAACCGATCGCGCAAACGAGATGAATTAA
- a CDS encoding alpha/beta hydrolase: MQQASDACLLRLAKPGPHLIQAKVRFPPAADKALSAQSIRWQCLGRCFHNVPTGQLSCFMVFVMMRSALITITLISAIQALVVMGLVLGAFRAPTSGSWAVIGSTVWAPFGPFLLLGALLSLALGLLTRRHVSPRFGSAVALLAAIGTAGSAFILFRIGQAASAAGVSVDLPATLFLADMDVPQPDAVETFRVVEGADLRAAIYRPPASNAPLPVVVYIHGGGFMTGSFTETAADLRWFADQGWLVVSVEYRLFGPDRPTWNRAPEDVACALVWVSRNASRFGGDPKRIAVMGDSAGGNLAVNLGYAAAAGRAPAACGKDVPVPVAIAALYPALDPISIYENGFPIPGFEPRMLIEGYIGGPPDAYPGRIAAITSANFLTPAAPPTLIVLPENDSLVVKEGTLGFAVAAAKVGVDLTLVTLPFANHVFNQMAANSLGNQIARTIRQEFLSQHSR, translated from the coding sequence ATGCAGCAGGCAAGCGATGCTTGCCTGCTGCGCCTTGCCAAACCCGGCCCGCATCTCATTCAGGCGAAAGTCCGCTTTCCGCCCGCAGCGGACAAGGCGCTATCGGCCCAAAGCATACGGTGGCAATGCTTGGGTCGGTGCTTTCATAATGTGCCGACAGGACAGCTTTCCTGCTTTATGGTTTTCGTCATGATGCGTTCGGCCCTGATCACCATCACTCTGATTTCGGCAATCCAGGCCCTCGTGGTGATGGGCCTTGTCCTTGGCGCGTTTCGGGCTCCGACAAGCGGAAGCTGGGCCGTGATCGGTTCAACGGTCTGGGCACCCTTTGGACCTTTCCTCTTGCTTGGCGCCTTGCTGTCCTTGGCGCTTGGATTGCTCACGCGCCGCCATGTATCTCCACGTTTTGGCAGCGCGGTGGCCTTGCTCGCAGCAATTGGCACGGCAGGTTCTGCCTTCATCCTTTTTCGGATCGGACAGGCTGCAAGCGCTGCAGGGGTTTCGGTCGATCTGCCAGCTACTCTTTTTCTTGCCGACATGGATGTGCCCCAACCCGATGCCGTGGAAACGTTCAGGGTGGTCGAGGGGGCCGATCTGCGCGCTGCTATCTATCGCCCGCCCGCATCGAATGCTCCTTTGCCGGTCGTCGTCTACATCCATGGTGGCGGCTTCATGACGGGCAGTTTTACGGAAACGGCCGCAGATCTTCGCTGGTTTGCCGATCAGGGTTGGCTGGTCGTCAGTGTGGAATACAGACTCTTCGGTCCGGACCGCCCGACATGGAACCGCGCACCGGAAGATGTGGCCTGCGCCCTGGTCTGGGTGTCGCGCAACGCGTCCCGCTTCGGGGGTGATCCGAAGCGGATCGCAGTGATGGGCGACTCGGCCGGTGGAAACCTGGCGGTCAATCTTGGCTATGCGGCGGCTGCGGGCCGCGCACCCGCCGCCTGCGGCAAAGATGTGCCCGTGCCGGTTGCAATCGCGGCGCTCTATCCCGCACTTGACCCGATCAGCATCTACGAAAATGGCTTCCCGATCCCGGGATTTGAGCCGCGGATGCTGATTGAAGGATATATCGGCGGGCCGCCGGATGCGTATCCCGGGCGTATCGCTGCCATTACTTCCGCAAACTTCCTGACACCTGCGGCACCACCCACCCTGATCGTACTACCTGAAAATGACAGCCTCGTGGTGAAAGAGGGCACGCTTGGGTTTGCAGTCGCTGCAGCCAAGGTGGGCGTTGATCTGACCCTGGTGACACTCCCTTTCGCCAACCATGTCTTCAACCAGATGGCTGCAAATTCGCTCGGCAACCAGATCGCACGCACCATCCGGCAAGAGTTCCTGTCGCAACATTCCCGCTAA
- a CDS encoding DNA-binding protein, whose protein sequence is MTVADVAFLDQCSEKTVRRAIAAGQLAVVRIGPGGRLLRIDPAAHAAYRAVAGQ, encoded by the coding sequence ATGACCGTCGCAGACGTGGCCTTCCTCGATCAATGCTCCGAGAAGACCGTGCGCCGCGCGATCGCTGCGGGGCAGCTCGCTGTGGTGCGCATCGGTCCCGGCGGGCGTCTCCTCCGCATCGATCCGGCGGCCCACGCGGCCTATCGCGCTGTCGCGGGCCAGTAG